One Archangium violaceum genomic window, GGCCCTGGATCCGATTCAGGCGCCGATGGCACACTCCGAAGAGTCCCCATTGCGCGCGAATCTCGGAATCGACGGGGTGACCGATGATTTCGAGCCGGGCCGGCCGTCCATGGGTTGAGGCTCCCATGTAGGGAGTCATTTTCTCAACTCTCAATCAGGAGGATCCGTCATGGCGATCAAGGCAGCGACCCCCTACTTCATCCTCAACGGAAGGACCGAGCAGGCCATCGCCCTCTACCAACGTGCCCTCGGCGCGAAGCTCGAGACGCTGCAGCGGTTCGGAGACGTCAACCAGAGCTGTCCCGCGGCGATGAAGAGCCGGGTCATGCACGCGATGCTGCGCGTGGACGACGCGACCCTGATGATGAGCGACGGCCCCAACGAGGAGGCGCCGCCGCGGGGCGGAAGCGTGAGCGTCGCCCTCACCATCGATGATCCCGATCAGGCAAGGCGATGCTTCGACGCGCTGGCGACGAACGGC contains:
- a CDS encoding VOC family protein, producing MAIKAATPYFILNGRTEQAIALYQRALGAKLETLQRFGDVNQSCPAAMKSRVMHAMLRVDDATLMMSDGPNEEAPPRGGSVSVALTIDDPDQARRCFDALATNGQVIQALIDAPWGGLFGVVCDEFGISWMFNSARVKSS